The window GGGATCAAAATGGTCGATTGCTTCACAGTGCCGGGAAAGGAGATATCCCCAACCACCGGTTCCGATCACCCGGGCCTGTGGCGAAAAATCCTCTCTGATCATCCTGATCAGTTCACGGGTCATCCCGACGTATCCGTAAAAAATACCGGCATGCATCGCCTCTACGGTGGTTCGACCGATGACTCGCTGAGGAATTTCGATATCGATCCGGGGAAGTTTGGCTGTTTTTTCGTAAAAAGCCTCGGTCGCGATACCGATCCCTGGGAAGAAGGCCCCTCCCAAGTACTCTCTTTGCCCGGTCACCGCATCGAAGGTGGTTGCCGTTCCAAAATCCACTATGATGAGATCTCCTGAATAACGGTTAGAGGCGCTTACTGCGTTCACGATCCGGTCGGCTCCCACTTCTTTCGCATCCGCCCGAATCGACAAGCCGGTCCTGGTCCCTGGTCCGATTGCATGAGAGTCGATCTGCCAGTGATTCTGAAAAAGGTCCACCAGGGTATTCGTCACCGGTGGGACCACACA of the Atribacteraceae bacterium genome contains:
- a CDS encoding type III pantothenate kinase, whose product is MLLAVDVGNTHTTFGIFTETALLANWRISTSSRRTADEWGFVFQGLFQERGMDKVSLERAIVSCVVPPVTNTLVDLFQNHWQIDSHAIGPGTRTGLSIRADAKEVGADRIVNAVSASNRYSGDLIIVDFGTATTFDAVTGQREYLGGAFFPGIGIATEAFYEKTAKLPRIDIEIPQRVIGRTTVEAMHAGIFYGYVGMTRELIRMIREDFSPQARVIGTGGWGYLLSRHCEAIDHFDPFLTLEGLRIIDGLNRGT